A region from the Aegilops tauschii subsp. strangulata cultivar AL8/78 chromosome 5, Aet v6.0, whole genome shotgun sequence genome encodes:
- the LOC109753888 gene encoding uncharacterized protein — MRGADGDKEAFFHCLDRVPSGIHIDTDHPSDDDDDEEEARSSFSSAMGDQSFRRPQSGMLLEDEDQEPEPEMEDASKYDMWMSDEPMSIQERRRRLHQGLGMVSSRDLALRRHSTKKRFIDVPRSVSRRMQQMAPSLPVAPAANAPTPSVAAAETTRAPPSGLAAAREMLKQPPAKPITRRRSDGFLAVRDGSGRPSLRRARSLLSPHDPCSSSLIDKFKATRDMPAVTMPASAPADKGTKGDGDDSGQTKKQDNSKEGAVMAAPKDQNQTGVQHGLEEIEKFIGNTPIMKHLMRRGPSQHHQPMPPAAAAAPPKGDKSAAKKKGGWLKNIKSVATTIGFIQDNGKPVPASTATGAAPSTGPASAAVPPSSSSTSTEKLKVQNYGKSSKELTGLYMSQEIQAHEGSIWSIKFSADGRRLASAGEDCLVRVWEVVETSAPPSSVPQDGSLPPLPGGADGASQAPGLSKKSTTKGGKTALPEHLVVPDKVFALAEQALCVLEGHEDDVLDLTWSKSDQLLSSSMDKTVRLWDTASKACLKKFSHSDYVTSIQFNPVDDRYFISGSLDAKVRLWSIPNRQVVDWTDVNEMVTAASYSPDGQSAIIGSHQGSCRFYKTADCKISPEAQIDVQSKKRKSQAKKITGFQYAPGNPSEVLVTSADSQIRVFDGVTMVQKFRGFKNTSSQIAAAYTSDGRYVVCASEDSHVYIWRTTRSAPAAAAIGIGMKPKTWCTIRSYENFYCKDVSAAIPWTHSPSLPGSPKSHQGVVSCNDDVCSMASHAAKQDVSKSGELSRVTKSGELSSPAAPSPHSGPLDTPSSRHASKTGANAPDSGNAWGLVVVTATLSGEIKVYQNFGTPFRIKGQGNLFY, encoded by the exons ATGAGGGGCGCCGACGGCGACAAGGAGGCATTCTTCCACTGCCTGGACCGCGTGCCGTCCGGCATCCACATCGACACCGACCACCCCtccgacgacgacgatgacgaggaagaggcccgttcctccttctcctccgccatgGGCGACCAGAGCTTTCGCCGGCCCCAGTCGGGCATGCTGCTGGAGGACGAGGACCAGGAGCCGGAGCCGGAGATGGAGGACGCGTCCAAGTACGACATGTGGATGTCCGACGAGCCCATGTCCATCCAGGAGCGCCGTCGCCGCCTGCACCAGGGCCTGGGGATGGTCAGCAGCCGGGACCTCGCGCTGCGCCGCCACAGCACCAAGAAGCGCTTCATCGACGTGCCGCGGAGCGTGTCCAGGAGGATGCAGCAGATGGCACCGTCGTTGCCCGTCGCGCCCGCCGCCAACGCCCCGACTCCGAGCGTTGCCGCCGCGGAGACAACTCGCGCGCCGCCGTCGGGACTGGCCGCCGCGCGCGAGATGCTCAAACAGCCGCCGGCCAAACCCATCACGAGACGCCGGTCGGACGGCTTCCTCGCCGTGCGAGACGGCTCCGGAAGGCCGTCTCTGCGTCGTGCTCGCTCCTTGCTCAGCCCGCACGACCCCTGCAGCAGCTCACTCATCGATAAGTTTAAAGCGACACGTGATATGCCCGCCGTGACCATGCCGGCGTCAGCGCCCGCGGATAAAGGCACCAAAGGCGACGGGGACGACAGCGGCCAGACCAAGAAACAGGACAACAGCAAGGAGGGCGCCGTCATGGCTGCGCCCAAGGACCAGAACCAGACCGGCGTGCAGCATGGTCTGGAGGAGATCGAGAAGTTCATCGGCAACACCCCCATCATGAAGCACCTAATGCGCCGCGGCCCGAGCCAGCACCACCAGCCCATGCCGCCGGCTGCAGCCGCGGCACCGCCCAAGGGCGACAAGTCGgcggccaagaagaagggcggatGGCTCAAGAACATCAAGTCGGTCGCCACCACCATCGGCTTCATCCAAGACAATGGTAAGCCGGTCCCCGCCAGCACGGCCACAGGCGCAGCCCCCAGTACGGGCCCCGCCAGTGCAGCCGTtccaccctcctcctcctcgacgtCCACGGAGAAGCTCAAGGTTCAAAACTATGGCAAGTCGAGCAAGGAGCTCACTGGATTGTACATGTCCCAG GAGATCCAGGCGCACGAGGGGTCCATATGGAGCATCAAGTTCAGCGCGGACGGGCGGCGGCTGGCGAGCGCCGGCGAGGACTGCCTGGTGCGCGTGTGGGAGGTGGTGGAGACCAGCGCGCCGCCGAGCTCCGTGCCGCAGGACGGGTCCCTGCCCCCTCTGCCCGGCGGGGCGGACGGAGCGTCGCAGGCGCCGGGGCTGTCCAAGAAGTCGACGACCAAGGGCGGCAAGACCGCGCTCCCGGAGCACCTCGTGGTCCCCGACAAGGTGTTCGCGCTGGCCGAGCAGGCGCTGTGCGTCCTGGAGGGGCACGAGGACGACGTGCTGGACCTCACCTGGTCCAAGTCCGATCAG TTGCTGTCGTCGTCCATGGACAAGACGGTGCGGCTGTGGGACACGGCGAGCAAGGCCTGCCTCAAGAAGTTCTCGCACAGCGACTACG TGACGAGCATCCAGTTCAACCCGGTGGATGACCGGTACTTCATCAGCGGCTCGCTGGACGCCAAGGTGCGCCTGTGGAGCATCCCCAACCGGCAGGTCGTCGACTGGACCGACGTCAACGAGATGGTCACCGCCGCTTCCTATTCCCCCGACGGCCAG AGCGCCATCATCGGCTCGCACCAAGGGAGCTGCCGGTTCTACAAGACAGCAG ACTGCAAGATCAGCCCGGAGGCGCAGATCGACGTCCAGAGCAAGAAGCGCAAGTCGCAGGCTAAGAAGATCACCGGGTTCCAG TATGCCCCGGGGAACCCGTCGGAAGTGCTGGTCACCTCCGCCGACTCGCAGATCCGCGTCTTCGACGGCGTCACCATGGTCCAGAAGTTCAGAG GATTCAAGAACACGAGCAGCCAGATCGCGGCGGCCTACACCTCCGACGGGCGGTACGTGGTGTGCGCGAGCGAGGACTCGCACGTCTACATCTGGAGGACCACCCGGAGCGCGCCCGCCGCGGCGGCCATCGGCATCGGCATGAAGCCCAAGACGTGGTGCACCATCCGCTCCTACGAGAACTTCTACTGCAAGGACGTCTCCGCCGCCATCCCGTGGACCCACTCGCCGTCCCTGCCCGGCAGCCCGAAGTCGCACCAGGGCGTCGTGTCGTGCAACGACGATGTGTGCAGCATGGCGAGCCACGCCGCCAAGCAAGACGTGAGCAAGAGCGGCGAGCTGAGCAGGGTGACCAAGAGCGGCGAGCTGAGCAgccccgccgcgccgtcgccacACTCGGGCCCGCTAGACACGCCGTCATCGCGGCACGCCAGCAAGACCGGAGCCAACGCCCCGGACAGCGGCAACGCGTGGGGCTTGGTGGTAGTCACGGCGACCTTGAGCGGCGAGATAAAGGTGTACCAGAACTTCGGGACGCCCTTCAGGATCAAAGGCCAGGGCAATCTGTTTTACTGA